CCAATTACAGTGCCTGTGTTAAACATTGTGCCAATACCGCTCCTGCTGTAATCGCCCATGATCAGTCCACACTTGGTACCAGCGGGTATCGCCTCTTTTTTTGCCTCAACCCATACCCGCACCGTACTGGCGTTGTTTTTCAGGTTTGAGTTCGTTGTATTCCCCCCCAGGTTACACCATTCACCCAGCACCGCATCTCCCAGGTAGCCATCATGACCTTTGTTGGAATAGCCCATCATCACCACATTCTTGATCTCTCCTCCCCCCACACTACCAGGTCCCAGCGTTGTAGCACCATATATTTTAGTCCCCATCTTCAGCATCGCTCCTTCACACAATGCCAACGCCCCCCTGATCAGACAGCCTTCCATCACTTCCGCTCCTTTTGCAATATAGATCGGCCCTGTCTTTCCATTCAGGATGCTGTGTTCTACAACAGCTCCAGGCTCCAGGAAGATGTTTTCTACCCCACTGACATGGTTGGATGCCGAAATCGGGGCAGACGTTCGACCTGCCGTCAGAAGAGCAAAGTCCTGGCGCAAAGCACTATCATTTAATCGAAATATATCCCATGGATAAATCAGCTGTAGTAATGATTCCTGATAGTTAATCCGGTCACAAGCCGTAGGTTGCCCCAAATCAACACCCGCTCCCCCTTCTGCAAGTAATTGCTCAAAATCACTACCCAGCCCCACCTCAACTACCAATTGCCCCAAATCTCCGCCCATTACCATCTTCGCCACCAAAATCTCATCCTTATACAACCTCTGCCCCATCTTCAACCCCCGAATAGCCTCCACCAACCCGCCATCCGGCAATACACTCCCATTGATCAGCACACACTGATCATCAGCAAAAACAGACTGTAGAGGAAATTTTTCCTGCAAATAAGGAAGGGTCAGGAAGCTGGCGCTGGTCTTAAACCACCGCTCCCATTTTTCTCTTATGGTAAGTATCCCTACACGAATCGCCGCCACCGGCCGGGTATGAGTAAAAGGGTACAACAAATCGCGTGCAGGAGTGTCAAATAGAATATAATGCCGCTCCATAAGGGGATAAAAATAGAGAATCCCATCGAAAAAGTCGATGGGATTCTCATTAAATTATTTGACAGGCCTGTACTAGGCTTTCTTTCCGTAGCGCTTGTTGAACTTGTCGATACGACCTGCTGTATCCACCAGCACGTTCTTTCCAGTATAGAAAGGATGTGAAGTATTGGAAATTTCAAGCTTGATCACTGGATATTCGTTGCCATCTTCCCACTTGATAGTTTCTTTAGTAGGAGCGGTAGACTTGCTCAAGAAAGTATGTCCATTAGACATATCTTTGAATATTACAAACCTGTAACTTTCCGGATGGATTCCCTGTTTCATCAGAATTTTAGTTTTCTTTGTTTTTTACCAGATGCAACCGCGCATATTCATTCTTCTACAATCGATGAACGCCCATGCTAGGTTTCATACCAATATTTATAATACAGGCTGCAAAGGTAAATATTTATTTTAATTTTCCAGCCTTTAAGACTGATTTTTTTTAATCTTTCATGTTTACATACTGAAGCGGTATATTCAGGTTGCCCGTTCTGAGCAGCTGTATAACCTCCTGAAGATCATCTCTTTTTTTACCGGTTACGCGTACAATGTCGTCCATAATGGCCGCCTGCACCTTAGATCCGGAGTCTTTGATCATCTTGACAATCTTCTTGGCATCTTCCTGCTTGATCCCATTACGAACGGCAACGTCTTTCTTTACCACTTTACCACTCTGGTAATGCTCCTTGGCCAGATCATAAATATTTGCATCCAGGCCCTGCTTGATGGTACGACTGATCAGTACGTCAATTACCTGGTCCAGCTTCATCTCACTCTCCACTTCAATAGCCACACTCAGATCTTTTTTATTGAGCGCAATATTGACATGAGAGCCTTTGAAATCGTACCTGTTAGTGATTTCTTTATTTACCGTATTTATCGCATTGTCAAGTGTCTGTGTATCCACTTTGCTAACAATATCAAAGGATGGCATAATTGAGTATTTTTTTGTGACAGAAGGCAAATATAAATATGAATTAGGACATAGCGACCATTGTAGCCCATAAAATGAAAAACCCCGGGACGTTTCCCGGGGTAATTCCCTTCCTAGGCAGGGAACAGTGTCACTTGAATCTACAAGCGACCAACAACTCTCTTTCTTTATCAGTCTATCTTCGTCACCTTTGCAGATCCTGAAGAAGACTGGTTAATGGAAGGATTACCTTTGTAACGTACTTTGGCGCCACCACTTATACTGATATCCAGTTTCTTTTCTGCAAATACAGCCAGATCCCCACTACCAGACACCGCTACTTCTACCGACTCTGATTGTAATGCCAATGCATCTACACTGGCTGATCCTGAAATACCATATTCTACCTTAGTAACATTTCCTTTCAGCGAAATCTTAGTAGAACCAGATACCCCTACTTCCAGCTTTTCTGCTTTCAGGTCCATATCAATTATCACACTACCGCTGATACCCAACTCAACTTTATCCCCTTTTAGTGTACCTTTACTATAGAAGCCACCAGAGCCGCTTGCTGCAAGAGATTTCACTTCTGCCATACTCACATTCACCGTAATTTTCTGCGTAGGTTTGATATTATATCCCTTCTTCACATGCAGTTTCAATTCCCCGTTTTCTACATCTGTTACGATGTATGGCAGTAAATTATCTTCTGCTTCTATTTCAATGTTACTACCTGAACCAGGCGTAATGTATACATTGAAACTACCTGAAGTTGAAATGCTTTTAAAAGAAGATGCAGATCTTGATTCCTTCTTCAATGTGCCGCTACCGGTCACAAGTTCTTTCTGTGCAAATACAGATGCACTTGCGAATAGGAGCATGAGAAATGCAATAGCTGTTGTTTTCATAATTGTGTATTTATTGGATGGAAATTAATTCGTACTGAATGAAACATCACTGTAGGTGCCATTTATCACCAGCGAAGGCGACTGATCATTGCCACCGGCAGAAATCGCAGTATAGGTGAGGTTGGAAGATTTCTTCACAGAACTCACACTCTTCATAGCCAGTCCACCGTTGTGCACATCTCCGTTGTGCAAAATGATTTTAAACTGTAAACCTATGCGGGCAGGCATTCCCTGCAATTTGAGATCTGCATAGGTGAGCCCGATCCTTCCACCTTTAAAACTGTTCCCAATGCTCTTTACTTTCAGATCGCCATACACCAGCCTCGCATTGAGTTCTGCCTGTAATTCTCCGATATTAAAATCTGAATAGTTGCAGGAGATATTGAGTGAACCCACATTTGCTACTTTGTAGTCATCATAGTTTGACTTTGAATCCAATGCTCCTACTGTACCAAGTTCATACTCGGAGTAATTGGATTGTGTAGTGAGCGAGCCGATATTATCACATTTCAGGTTGGAATAATTAGCACGTACTGTCAGTGCATCTGCCTTACCAATGCGGCCTTTATCGCAGTAATTCAAGCTCAGCGTCAAAGACTTTTGCACTTCCTTAATATCGTAGGTACAATAATTTAATCCCATAGTAACAGGAAAACTCAGCACATCGGTCAATATGTCTCCAAAGCTGTTATCCAATGACAGTTTGCGCAGATCTTCAGGCACGTATACTTCGTAATCAATATTCACATAGTCTTTACTATCTCTTTTGGCTCCCCAGTTGAATAGTCTGCCAGTGGAACCCAACGGGTGATAACTGGTTTGCAGCGAGATCTCGCCATTCGCATTGCTCTCATCAATGTCTACCATGTTTGCTGAGTTCTGCGCTTCGCTGGCATTCTTTCCAAAACCAGTGACGGTAATGGTCGCTTTCACATGGTTCTGCCTCCAGGTATGAATAATGATCTTGCCGTATTTATTCGAGATGGACAATACTGAATTACTTCCATTCGCATAATCTTTCGAAATAATGCGCTTGAATTCACTGTCCCCTTTTTTACCAAATGCCATTATTGGCAATAACAGTAGTAGTAGTATTTTAAATTTCCCTTTCATAATTTGACTGCTTTTGCTTAACGGGCTGTTTCTCTCTCAACTCATCAAGTATTTTATCAAGAAGGTCCAGCTTCAATTGATAATAGCGGACCATGGCTGCTTTAATTCTTTCATTTCCCGGGTTCTGGACAAGTTCAGTTTCCAACACCTTGTAGGTATCGTTGCGTAGTTCCAGTTCCTTGCGGGCAGCGCTATCCAGGCCCAGTACGGCTGGCGGATAGGCATTGATTTCAGACAGGCGCTTCTCTATCTGGGAAGTATAGTATATACCGGCCTCCTGCATCTCCGGCGAAACAGTCGCTACCTGCTGCTGTTTCTTCATTTGCAGGAACTGGAAGATGAAAAATGTATTCACCACCAGTACCAGTACGGCTGCTACTTTAAGCCAATTGCGCCCTAATAGCTGCAACACTTTTCCTTTTTTCTGTGGCATGAGTTCCTTCTCCAGTTTATCCCACAAAACGGGTCTGGGTCCGGACTGCTCAAAATCAGAACGGTGTTGCCTGATAAATTCCTCAAAACTCTCTTCTGGCATCAGCGTATTGCATTTTTTTGTTTAATGATCTGCCGCACCTTGTCCTTTGCACGCATATATTGCGTTTTCACAGTAGATTCAGATATATCCAGCATGGCAGCTATCTCCTTGTGGGAGTACTCTTCAAAGATGTAGAGGTTCAGCACGGTACGGTAACCATTTGGCAATAACTGTATGGCATCTTTGATAGCGGAAACTGTCCAGGCAAAACTATCTTCGTCCAATCCTGCCTTCTCTTCTGCGACATCTATATTGTCTACTTCTTCGAAATACACTTTCTTCCTGCGCAGGTGGCTCAAACAGTGGTTGACCACAATCCTTTTGATCCAGGCCGTCACACTACCCGCATTTTCGAGGCGGTCAATGTTCCGGAATACCTGCATAAAGGCCTCCTGCAGTGTATCTTCCGCATCAGCTGCGTTACCAGTCATACGTAAACAGATATTGTACATTGCTGCTGAATAAGCATTGTACAGCTCGCGGAATGCGCGAACCTCTCCCTTTTTGCACTGGGCTACCAGGTGGTCTGTTATGATAGTCTGATTCAAGTTGTTGTTGGCTGATGCTTGCATAATAAAGACAATATTTTTAAAAAAGGTTGCACCGCTGGTGAGAAAAATTCGGGGAATTATGAATTAAAGCAGTCAAACGATTAACAATCAAATGATTAGGATTTTAAAAAAAGGACGTAACCAAGGGGCTACGTCCTATCCATCCTTATATATACCTAAAAAACAGGTCGGTGTTAGTTCGCCTTCACACGGTTTTGTTCGTCTTCCAGGCCGGTTTTATGGTTGCGGGCTGCCTTGATATTCGTATTACCGAAGCGGTAGTTGAATGCGAGGCGGACCTGTCTGGATTCCCATTTGGAATTCACTGACATAAAGCGACCGGCGTTGGTAAACGTGCCGCGGAAACGCTGATTATTGAATACGTCGTTTACATTCAGCTTCAGACTACCTTTCTTATGCAGGATGGATTTGGATAATCCACAATCGAATGCATACATCGGTTTCATTTTCATGAGCCCCTCATCTGCAATCTGTGAAGACATGTAGAAGAAAGTTGCTTCTGCTGTAATGCCGTAAGGAAGTGTGAACGTGTGTTGGGTACGACCCATAAAACCACCAGATTCCACACTCACCAGGTTATTGTCCACCATTGTCTCGTACTTAGCATACAATCCCTGAAGATAGGTGTAAGTGTTCCACCACTTCGTGATCGGGAAAGGCATAGAAATACTGAAGGTGAAGTTGTCAGACTTTGCAATGTTCAGGTACCTGTAGCGAAGGATGGATGTATCGCCGGTTGCCGGATCTTTTTCTGACTCTGCTACCTGTGTGAGTTTATCTGATGCATGTGAGTAAGCCACTGAAGTAGTCAGGAACTGTTTGAAGGTATGACTTACTTCAAAGTTGTTGCTGTAAGAAGGCTTCAGGTAAGGGTTTCCTGCGATCTTGGTATACCTGTCCAGGTAGAATTCGAAAGGGTTCAGGTCTTCGTAATCCGGACGCTGTATACGACGGCTGTAAGAAACGCCCAACTGATGATCTTTTGCCACATTGTAGCTCACAAACAGACTTGGGAACAGATTAAAGTAAGTGGTATCCGTCACTTTGGAAATGGTCACAGAGTTCCCCTCGATGTGTGACAGTTCACCGCGCAACCCTGCCTGGAGCGTGAGTTTCTTAAACTGTTTGGAGAAGTTGATATAACCTGCATTTACATTTTCCTTGTAAATAAAATGGTTGGAACGGTTATTATCATACACCCAGTTGCCATAGCGCAAAGAGTCGAAACGTGCATCGTTATCAGATTTTACAAAGCTGAGCTTCACCCCTGCTTCCAGTTTTGCCTGGTGTTTCAAAGGATTGACATAGTCTGCTTTGAAGGTCTTGATTTCGATTGTAGACGGCTGCATATTACGGGTCGTATCGCCGCGTGTAAAGTTTTTACCAGTGGCATCAAACACGTTTGAATAAGTATTTAAGCGTTTGCTGTCGTGGTTACGGGCATAGTCCAGGTCAATGCTCAGTTCCTTGCCGGTAGTATCCAGGGTACCTTTATAGTTCAGGTTATAAGCCATCCTGTTCCAGTCTCCAGGGTTCTTTGAATCGGTGTGCAGCGTAGAATCAACGATATCATTTTTACCAATATAGGTGATAGAATTGGAAGGCATGGTATAGTTTCTCAGCGCGCCATCGATCATAACACCGATGGTATGGTTCTTATTGATGAAATAATCGAGACCTACTTTGGCGCCATTGTAATCAGAGGACTGGTTATGTTTATTGTGGTTGTCGACCACATTCACATTGCCTTCTGCAGGATAACTGCGATACAGGTCCAGGGTCTGGTTATTCTGACGGTGATTGTAGTTGTAGGAACCGAATACGTTGTACTTCGCGTTGCGGTGGTTCAGGTTCAGGCTACCATTATATTTAGGGGTAGCGCCATAGCCACCACCAAGAGAAATACTACCATTGGTACCTACAGTGTTGTTCTTTTTCAGTTTGATGTTGATGATCCCGGCGTTGCCCGCTGCATCGTATTTGGCGGAAGGATTGGTGATCAGTTCTATTTGCTCAATATTGCTACTGGGCATACTTTTCAGCAGCGCGGCAACGTCCTGGGAACTCATGTTGGTGAGCTTTCCATCAATCATGATGACAACACCGTTTTTACCTTTCAGGCTGATATTATCATCTTTATCTATAGTGATACCTGGTGATTTTTCCAATACCTCCATGGCATTGGCGCCAGCTCCTACTACACTGTTTTCAACGTTTACAACCATCTTGTCTACGCGCTGTTCTACGAATGGCTTTTTACCAGTCACGTTTACGGCTTTCAGGTTGCGGGTATCAGTGCTTAAGGTGAGGGCATTCACTTTAACAGGTGAATTTTTTATTTCAAAGGGTTGGCTATATGCTTTGGTCATACCTACATAAGTGGCAGCAACGAGGTACTTACCATCTTTTACAGGTTCTATTTCATATTTACCATTTATATCTGCAATCGCTCCTTTTACAAGGGAGGAATCGGAAGCTTTTAATAAAGTAACGGTGGCAAACTCGACCGGCTTATTGCCGGTCTGGAATACCTGGCCGGCAACTTTTCCTGAGCCAGGATTTTGAGCCTGGGAAGCAATACCCAGGGTCATGATTGATAAAAGAAAAGTTACTGTCTTCATATAAGGCGGATTAAGGATTTCTAAGTATCTGTTTTTTAGATAGTTAATAATATAGAACCTTTAATAGTATAGTTCCTTTGTTTATCAACTACAGTGCAAAGGTAGGTAGTTTGCATTGCATAGTACATAACTTTACATAAACGGTAATCAGATAGGGATGATTGGTAAAATCTGTTTTAAAGGCTGTATTAAGAAGACGAGGGAGGGGCGAAAAGGTTGCAAAAAAAAATCGCTTCTACTTTTAATGTAGAAGCGATTTATAATAATGTAGTATCAATTTTACCATTTGATGCTTTCCAGTACATCGGGCAGTTCGGCCTGTACTTTCTCGAAGAAAACTCTTTCTTCTTTGCGGATATGGTCTTCAAGGCTACGTGCCAGCAGGTCCATCGCGTCTATCATATCTTTCTCTTCCGTAACAGTGAGTGCGCTGTACATGCGGGAGATAGTGGAGTGTTCCTGGTATAGTTCTGTCAGGAGCCCGTCTATTTCCGGTTTTTTGCCCAGGCACAATTCAAAGAGGTATTCTTCTTTTTGAATGTGTGGTACCATTACTTCCTGGAATACTTTTACGATATAAGCCAGTTTTGCATCAGTTTCAAGTGGAAAGCCTTCATAGGGAGCAGCATCTTTTTTAAGATAGCGGCATACGAATAATAATCGCTGGTGCTCCTGCGAAAGAGGCACTAAGGTAGAATGACGTTGCATGATCAGGATATGGTTTTAGCCGATGTATAAAGTTTACGGCAATACCAGATCAACACAGCTCCGCCTATTACCATGAGTGTAGAAATGATTTCAGCCTGGGTAGGATGAAACCCGAAAATGTCATATTTAGTGTTCACTCTAATCTTTTCAATGAAGAATCTTTCAACGCCATTCAGGATCAGGTAGATACCGAATACCATACCTGGCACCCTGATCTTTTTACGGATACTCCATAATAATGCAAACAACAGCAGGCAGGCAATGATTTCATACAGGGCTGTCGGATAAACAGAGATCGGCAGCACACTGCAATATTTACCGGTACAACCCGGCATCAGTACACCTTCATTGATTACATTATGTGGATAGCCGTAGGCAAAGAACCAGTCAGGCAGGAAGCTGAGACCCTGAGGTTTGGCAAAAGCTGCGTGTGGAATATGTTCCAGGCTACCATACTGGCGTGCGAAGAATTGCTCATTTGCTTTGAGTACTTCCTGGAATTTGGAAGGATCTACCTGGGCTACATGTCCTGTAGCATCTGTAACATAAGCACTGTTGTATATCCCCCAGTCACCGTCGCCGGAGAAGTGACAACCCATACGACCTACGCCATAAGCGAGCATAAGACCAGGTGCAGCACTGTCTATCAGTTGTAGTACATTGATCGACTTCCTGCGGGCGTAACGGATGATCACAAAACTCGCTACGATCAGACCACCATAGAAAGTCAGACCACTGAAGGATAACAGGGCACCAATCGGATCCTGTACGAAGTCGCCCCAGTTTTCCAGGTTGTGAAACACCTTTGCGCCGATCAGACCAGCAATGGCAGCCATCACAGTGAAATCGGGTACACGTTGGTGAGGATATACGAGTTCAGTAACAGTCACTTCTTTTTCAGATTTCTGTTTCTGACCACTTCTATATTTAAAGTAAGCAACAACAGCACCAACGATGACACCACCTATGAAGCTACCTCTGGTAGATAAAACAAATGACTGGAGATCCTGGGATACATTTTCCCAATCGGAAATGATCCCTATTATTTTAAAACCAAGAATAAAACCAACTACTCCATTAATAAGGATGTCAGTGGTACTTACAGGTTTACCCTTTGTAATTGTTTCAGGAATACCTTTCAATAACCCAAGGCGCTCTCTCCTTTTCAATTCACTGGTCAGGGTATAGGCGGCTGCAAGGAATGCAATAGCTACAAAAAAACCGAAGGTCTGAAACAGTTTAAAAAAAGGAAGCTCTAAACCTAACAGATCCTTAAATGCGTAATATAAATTAGGATACATAGCCAAAAAAAATTGGTGATCTGAGTTTTCCTATGAACAAAGCCGAATTAGTCAGGAAGGAAAATCAAACCACCAAAGTAAGCTGTAAAAATCGCAAATTCCAAATCATATTTACGTTTAATGTAAAGTGCCTGACACAAAAATCAAATAAATTTAGCGCCAGGCATTTTACTTCTTACGTAAGCTGATCTTAACAATATTGTTCGAAAGCGTCAACCAGGTTCGCTGCAATCATCTGTGCAGGGCGACCTTCGATCATGTGACGCTCAATGAAATGCACCAACTGTCCATCTTTAAACAGTGCGATAGCTGGAGAAGATGGAGGATAAGGCAGCAAATGAGTACGGATCTGCTGGATGGCAGCGGTATCAAAACCTGCAAAACTGGTAGTCAGCCTGTCTGGTTTCTTTTCGCTGTGCGCCACAGCCAATAATACTCCTGGACGTGCACTACCAGCGGAACAACCACATACAGAGTTGATCATCACCAGTGTAGTACCAGCACCTTTTAATGTTTCATCTACCTGATCTGGTGTCAGCAATTCTTCAAAACCATTATCTGTTAACTCTGCCTTCATTGGCATTACTAATGCTGCTGGATACATATGAATATAATTTTATTGTTCGTCAAATTTTTACAAAGTTAAACAATCAGCGGATAAATAGAAAAACTTGAATGAATATGACTTTTTGACTGGTTATTTTAACCATAAAAGCCATTTTGTCCTGTTTTTTTTGAGTTTACTAGCAAAATAGCAGTTTTTGTGCCATGGTATTCCATTTGCACATACCTAATTGTTCAAATTTTTAAAACAAAAACTAAAACTCATAAAACCATGACATACGTAAAATTTAATCAACATCCTGCAGCAAAAGCATTTGGCGGCTTAGTAGAAGACATTTTTAATAATAATGGATTTAAGCAAGCCCTGAAAGACGACTTTTTAACAAATGACTTTTTTGGTGCACATCCCCCAGTAAATATTTATGAAGGTAAAGATGGTTATACCATCGAACTCCTCGTACCCGGTTGGGCAAAAGAAGAAATTAAGATCAACGTTGAAAACAAAGCCCTGACTATCAGTGCTGAGAAAGCAGAAAAAGCTGCTGAAAACAAGGACGAAGCCCCAAAACAAACCCGTAAGGAATTTGGAATACGTTCTTCTTTCAAACGTTCTTTCAACATCAACGAACAGGTTGATGCCGAAAAGATCCATGCTAAATATGAGAATGGTATACTCAAATTAGCA
This Chitinophaga sancti DNA region includes the following protein-coding sequences:
- a CDS encoding putative sugar nucleotidyl transferase; this translates as MERHYILFDTPARDLLYPFTHTRPVAAIRVGILTIREKWERWFKTSASFLTLPYLQEKFPLQSVFADDQCVLINGSVLPDGGLVEAIRGLKMGQRLYKDEILVAKMVMGGDLGQLVVEVGLGSDFEQLLAEGGAGVDLGQPTACDRINYQESLLQLIYPWDIFRLNDSALRQDFALLTAGRTSAPISASNHVSGVENIFLEPGAVVEHSILNGKTGPIYIAKGAEVMEGCLIRGALALCEGAMLKMGTKIYGATTLGPGSVGGGEIKNVVMMGYSNKGHDGYLGDAVLGEWCNLGGNTTNSNLKNNASTVRVWVEAKKEAIPAGTKCGLIMGDYSRSGIGTMFNTGTVIGVSCNIFGGEFPPKFVPSFSWGGVQPAPYREQEALRDARQWMQFKGQQLGDIEERLLKAVYAAVRGKS
- a CDS encoding type B 50S ribosomal protein L31 produces the protein MKQGIHPESYRFVIFKDMSNGHTFLSKSTAPTKETIKWEDGNEYPVIKLEISNTSHPFYTGKNVLVDTAGRIDKFNKRYGKKA
- a CDS encoding YajQ family cyclic di-GMP-binding protein, producing the protein MPSFDIVSKVDTQTLDNAINTVNKEITNRYDFKGSHVNIALNKKDLSVAIEVESEMKLDQVIDVLISRTIKQGLDANIYDLAKEHYQSGKVVKKDVAVRNGIKQEDAKKIVKMIKDSGSKVQAAIMDDIVRVTGKKRDDLQEVIQLLRTGNLNIPLQYVNMKD
- a CDS encoding head GIN domain-containing protein; the protein is MKTTAIAFLMLLFASASVFAQKELVTGSGTLKKESRSASSFKSISTSGSFNVYITPGSGSNIEIEAEDNLLPYIVTDVENGELKLHVKKGYNIKPTQKITVNVSMAEVKSLAASGSGGFYSKGTLKGDKVELGISGSVIIDMDLKAEKLEVGVSGSTKISLKGNVTKVEYGISGSASVDALALQSESVEVAVSGSGDLAVFAEKKLDISISGGAKVRYKGNPSINQSSSGSAKVTKID
- a CDS encoding RNA polymerase sigma factor, yielding MQASANNNLNQTIITDHLVAQCKKGEVRAFRELYNAYSAAMYNICLRMTGNAADAEDTLQEAFMQVFRNIDRLENAGSVTAWIKRIVVNHCLSHLRRKKVYFEEVDNIDVAEEKAGLDEDSFAWTVSAIKDAIQLLPNGYRTVLNLYIFEEYSHKEIAAMLDISESTVKTQYMRAKDKVRQIIKQKNAIR
- a CDS encoding TonB-dependent receptor domain-containing protein, which translates into the protein MKTVTFLLSIMTLGIASQAQNPGSGKVAGQVFQTGNKPVEFATVTLLKASDSSLVKGAIADINGKYEIEPVKDGKYLVAATYVGMTKAYSQPFEIKNSPVKVNALTLSTDTRNLKAVNVTGKKPFVEQRVDKMVVNVENSVVGAGANAMEVLEKSPGITIDKDDNISLKGKNGVVIMIDGKLTNMSSQDVAALLKSMPSSNIEQIELITNPSAKYDAAGNAGIINIKLKKNNTVGTNGSISLGGGYGATPKYNGSLNLNHRNAKYNVFGSYNYNHRQNNQTLDLYRSYPAEGNVNVVDNHNKHNQSSDYNGAKVGLDYFINKNHTIGVMIDGALRNYTMPSNSITYIGKNDIVDSTLHTDSKNPGDWNRMAYNLNYKGTLDTTGKELSIDLDYARNHDSKRLNTYSNVFDATGKNFTRGDTTRNMQPSTIEIKTFKADYVNPLKHQAKLEAGVKLSFVKSDNDARFDSLRYGNWVYDNNRSNHFIYKENVNAGYINFSKQFKKLTLQAGLRGELSHIEGNSVTISKVTDTTYFNLFPSLFVSYNVAKDHQLGVSYSRRIQRPDYEDLNPFEFYLDRYTKIAGNPYLKPSYSNNFEVSHTFKQFLTTSVAYSHASDKLTQVAESEKDPATGDTSILRYRYLNIAKSDNFTFSISMPFPITKWWNTYTYLQGLYAKYETMVDNNLVSVESGGFMGRTQHTFTLPYGITAEATFFYMSSQIADEGLMKMKPMYAFDCGLSKSILHKKGSLKLNVNDVFNNQRFRGTFTNAGRFMSVNSKWESRQVRLAFNYRFGNTNIKAARNHKTGLEDEQNRVKAN
- a CDS encoding hemerythrin domain-containing protein, with product MQRHSTLVPLSQEHQRLLFVCRYLKKDAAPYEGFPLETDAKLAYIVKVFQEVMVPHIQKEEYLFELCLGKKPEIDGLLTELYQEHSTISRMYSALTVTEEKDMIDAMDLLARSLEDHIRKEERVFFEKVQAELPDVLESIKW
- a CDS encoding prolipoprotein diacylglyceryl transferase — its product is MYPNLYYAFKDLLGLELPFFKLFQTFGFFVAIAFLAAAYTLTSELKRRERLGLLKGIPETITKGKPVSTTDILINGVVGFILGFKIIGIISDWENVSQDLQSFVLSTRGSFIGGVIVGAVVAYFKYRSGQKQKSEKEVTVTELVYPHQRVPDFTVMAAIAGLIGAKVFHNLENWGDFVQDPIGALLSFSGLTFYGGLIVASFVIIRYARRKSINVLQLIDSAAPGLMLAYGVGRMGCHFSGDGDWGIYNSAYVTDATGHVAQVDPSKFQEVLKANEQFFARQYGSLEHIPHAAFAKPQGLSFLPDWFFAYGYPHNVINEGVLMPGCTGKYCSVLPISVYPTALYEIIACLLLFALLWSIRKKIRVPGMVFGIYLILNGVERFFIEKIRVNTKYDIFGFHPTQAEIISTLMVIGGAVLIWYCRKLYTSAKTIS
- a CDS encoding BrxA/BrxB family bacilliredoxin → MYPAALVMPMKAELTDNGFEELLTPDQVDETLKGAGTTLVMINSVCGCSAGSARPGVLLAVAHSEKKPDRLTTSFAGFDTAAIQQIRTHLLPYPPSSPAIALFKDGQLVHFIERHMIEGRPAQMIAANLVDAFEQYC
- a CDS encoding Hsp20/alpha crystallin family protein; amino-acid sequence: MTYVKFNQHPAAKAFGGLVEDIFNNNGFKQALKDDFLTNDFFGAHPPVNIYEGKDGYTIELLVPGWAKEEIKINVENKALTISAEKAEKAAENKDEAPKQTRKEFGIRSSFKRSFNINEQVDAEKIHAKYENGILKLALPKKETIQAAAKAIVVE